A single window of Nicotiana tomentosiformis chromosome 1, ASM39032v3, whole genome shotgun sequence DNA harbors:
- the LOC108946211 gene encoding uncharacterized mitochondrial protein AtMg00860-like, with the protein MDEGIVLGHKVSKQGIDVEQAKIEIISKLPPPTSKNGVRSFLGHAGIYRRFIKEFSKIASPMCKLLEKDAKFEFDDKCLKAFEELKARLTTAPIIVTPDWSLPFEPMCEASGIDIGAILGQRYNNILHHVYYASKILNGA; encoded by the coding sequence ATGGACGAGGGTATTGTTCTGGGCCACAAAGTTTCCAAGCAAGGCATAGATGTTGAACAGGCAAAGATCGAGATCATTTCCAAGCTTCCTCCTCCCACTTCGAAAAATGGTGTTCGGAGCTTTTTGGGGCATGCCGGTATTTATAGGCGTTTTATCAAGGAATTCTCAAAAATTGCAAGTCCCATGTGCAAGCTCCTTGAAAAAGATGCAAAGTTTGAATTCGATGATAAGTGTCTCaaagcttttgaggaattgaaagcGAGGCTCACCACGGCACCTATTATTGTCACACCTGATTGGTCTCTTCCATTTGAACCCATGTGTGAAGCTAGTGGTATAGATATAGGAGCGATACTTGGTCAACGGTATAACAATATCCTTCATCATGTCTACTATGCAAGCAAGATACTCAATGGCGCATAA